One Nicotiana sylvestris chromosome 12, ASM39365v2, whole genome shotgun sequence genomic window carries:
- the LOC138883519 gene encoding secreted RxLR effector protein 161-like: MKSIHYSSIVGSLMYAQTCTRPDISFAVGMLGRYQSNEGIDQWKAAKKVLRYLKGTKDYMLIYRRSKHLEVVGYPDSDFIGCIDTKKSTFSYLFQLAEGEISWKCAKQYVIATSTIEAQFVACFEATIHALWLRNFISGLGVVDTITKLLKIYCDNSAVVFFSKNDKYSKGFKHMELKYFTVKGKFRNKECYLIILEQIS, translated from the coding sequence ATGAAATCAATTCATTACTCTTCTATAGTTGGTAGTCTGATGTATGCTCAGACTTGCACAAGACCAGATATTAGTTTTGCGGTTGGAATGCTGGGAAGATATCAGAGTAATGAAGGAATTGATCAATGGAAGGCTGCAAAGAAAGTTTTGAGGTACTTAAAAGGAACGAAGGATTACATGCTCATATATAGGAGATCCAAGCATTTGGAAGTTGTTGGATACCCAGATTCAGATTTCATTGGATGTATTGACACTAAAAAGTCTACATTTAGTTATTTGTTCCAATTAGCTGAAGGAGAAATATCGTGGAAGTGTGCCAAACAATATGTCATTGCTACGTCCACGATAGAAGCACAATTTGTGGCATGTTTTGAAGCCACAATTCATGCATTATGGCTACGAAACTTTATTTCAGGACTTGGGGTTGTCGACACCATTACCAAGCTGCTGAAAATTTACTGTGATAATTCTGCAGTAGTATTCTTCTCCAAGAACGATAAGTACTCCAAAGGTTTCAAGCATATGGAATTAAAGTACTTTACTGTCAAGGGGAAGTTTAGAAACAAAGAGTGTTACTTGATCATATTAGAACAGATCTCATGA